The DNA region GAGCGGTTTCCTTACCGAGGTAGTGGTCGATGCGGTAGGTGTCCTTTTCTTCGAATGTGGCGTTGACCACTTCGTTGAGGTGCTTGGCGGTGGCGAGGTCCTTGCCGAATGGTTTTTCGACGATGACGCGCGACCACTTGTCACCACGGGCCTGGTTGAGGCCGGCTTCCTTGAGGTTCTCGAGGATGTCGTCGAAGAACTCAGGGGCACTTGCCAGGTAGAACAAGCGGTTGCATGGGCCACCGGCGGCGTCTTCCAATTCATCGAGGCGCTTTGCCAGCGACTTGTAGCCGTCGAGGTCGGTGAACGTGCTCTGGTGGTAGTGAATGTTTTCGGCGTAGCTGTCCCAAAGTGTGTCGCTGTGGCCCTGGCGCGAGACTTTTGCGTTCATCTCGGCGAGCTCCTGGCGGAACTGTTCGTCGGACTTGTCGCGGCGGGCAAAGCCTACGATGCGGGTGCCGTGAGGGAGTTCTCCGTCGGCCGCGATGTTGTAAATAGCGGGAACCAGCTTGCGGTGGGTGAGGTCGCCTGTGGCACCAAAGATGACGATGGTGCATTGCTCGGCGATGTTGCGGGCGACTTGTTCCTCGCGAAACGGATTATCGGTCATAGTAGGGTCGTGGTGTGCGGTGCCTGACTTGAGGGACGGTCGGACGCAGGCGTCGTGTTGGCCCACACTGGCGAGCGATGCGGGGGCTGAGCTGCCTGTGGGTGTTGGGTTAAAAATAGGCCGGACGGAGAGAGTTCTCCGCCCGGCGTGATGAGGAAAGAGCGGGCGGGCTTATGGAAGCGGGAAGCGCTGGTTGAATGCAGCAACCTCCGCCTTGATGGCCTTGAGTGCTGCTTCGTCGTCGCGCTTCTCGATCGCGTCGGCGATCCACGTGGCGATTTGCTCCATTTCGGCTTCCTTCATGCCGCGGGTGGTGACCGCCGGGGTGCCGATGCGGATACCGCTTGGCTTCATTGGGGAGCCTGTGTCGAATGGGATCGCGTTCTTGTTCACGGTGATGCCGGCTTCGTCGAGGAGGATCTGGGCGTCAGATCCGTTGATGCCTTTAGGGCGGAGGTCGACCATCATCAAGTGGTTGTCGGTTCCACCGGAAACGATGCGGAAGCCTTTGGCTTCGAGAGCTGCAGCGAGTGCCTTGGCATTGGCCACGATCTGAGCCTGGTAGTCTTTGAACTCAGGCTTGAGCGCTTCACCGAAGCACACCGCCTTTGCGGCGATGACGTGCATCAGCGGACCGCCTTGGATGCCTGGGAATACCTTGCCGTCGATCTTCTTGGCGTACTCTTCCTTGCAAAGGATGAGACCGCCGCGTGGTCCGCGCAGCGACTTGTGCGTGGTGGTGGTGACGAAGTCGGCGTGTGGCACTGGGCTTGGGTGCTGGCCTGCGGCAACGAGGCCGGCGATGTGGGCCATGTCGACGAAGAGGTAAGCACCGACCTTCTTGGCGATTGCGGCCATGCGCTCCCAATCGATGACACGCGGGTAAGCCGAGGCACCTGCGGTGATCATTTGTGGCTGGCACTCTTCGGCGAGTTCTTCGAGGGCGTCGTAATCGATGCACTCGTCTTGCTCCGAGACGCCGTAGTGGGTGACGTCGTAGAGTTGGCCGGAGAAGTTGGCTTTGTGGCCGTGGGTGAGGTGTCCGCCGTGGGCGAGATCCATGGTGAGGATACGGTCGCCCGGCTTGAGCACCGAGAAATAGACTGCGGTGTTGGCCTGCGAGCCCGAGTGTGGCTGGACGTTGGCGTGATCGGCACCGTAGATCTCCTTGGCGCGGTCGATGGCGATCTGCTCGATCTTGTCGACGTTTTCGCATCCACCGTACCAGCGGCGGCCCGGGTAGCCCTCGGCGTATTTGTTGGTGAGGACGCTGCCCTGCGCTTCGCGGACTGCGAGCGAGGTGAAGTTTTCCGATGCGATGAGTTCGATGTTTTCGGTCTGGCGAAGTTCTTCGTCGGCGATGATCGAGGCGAGTTCCGGATCCTGGAATGCGAGCACGCTGCCATCGGCTTTGGTGAGGCGGCGCTGGTGGCGGCCCCCTTCGAACTGACCCTCGAGGAACGCTTTGACGATGTCGCCTGCGGCTTCCGCGGTGGTCAGGTTGGACGCCAGGCAGAGCACGTTGGCGTTGTTGTGTTCGCGCGAAACGCGAGCTCCATCCGCGGTGGTAACGAGGGCGGCGCGGATGCCGTGGATTCGGTTGGCTGCCAAGCTCATTCCAACGCCGCTCTTGCAGACGAGGATTCCCAGATTGGCCTTCTTGAGGCGCACGTCCTGGCAGACGGCTGGGGCCACGTCCGAGTAATCGCACGAATCGGTGCTGTTGGTTCCGTGGTCGGTGAAGTCGATGCCAGCCGCGGTGAGAGTGGCGGTGATGGCGGCTTTGAGGTCGACGCCTCCGTGGTCTGCGGCGATGGATACTTGCATAGCTGTGGCAGTGTTGGTTTTTGGGTAAATCGGGTGTGTGCTTAGCCTGCCTTGGTGGCGGCGATGGCCTTCAGGATGCCGGGAATAGCGTCGACGATGACGTCGCGGGTTTGAAGATAGGCGGCTCGTCCCATGCCGATTGGATCAGGCACGTCGATGCTGGCTGGCTCTTCGATGAAGTCGCTGAGCAGGAATGTGCGGTCCTGGGCTGCTGGGAAAAATGCGGTCAGGGCGTCGCGATGGCTGCGCGTCATGGCGATGATCCAGGTTGCGTCAGCGATGACCTGATCGTCTGTCGGTTGCGATTGGTGGTTTGCGAGATCGATGCCGACCTCGTCAAGAACTGCCAGGGTTTCCGGGTTGGCTGGTTCCCCGTATCCGGCGGCTACACCAGCGGATGCGACTTTGATGTCGGATGAATCACCCAGGGCGTGACGAAGAAGGCCTTCCGCCAGAGGGCTGCGGCATGTGTTGCCGGTGCAAACGAAGAGTACAGTAGGTGATGCCATCGCAATGAGAGTGTCGGGCTTCCTGCGGTCAGGTTGTGACCCTGCGGTAGCATGAAGTAGGACAGGTGATTGTCAATTCAGCGCGGGTGGCAAAATACCGGAATCTTTGCATTGTCTTGGCGGGATTTGTGGTGCGGGCCGCGCAACATTGCATGGATCGGGGGGATCCTTGATGGATGCGCTTGATCCGGTGATGCGGCTGCGGGGCGATCCGGTGGATCTGTGCCGGATTGCGGAGTTGTGGTAGGAATCGCGGGCAATGCGGGAGGCGGGGATTAGGCCGATGGAAAAACTCTTGGATATTCCATAAAAGCTACTTATGTTGGCCGCGGCTGACGATCGGAACATTGTGGTCTTCAACGTGTTTCGAGAGTCTGAGGTTTGCTCGACGTTTTGATTTATCCCCCGAGTTCAAGAGAATGACCCCATTGACTGAATCTGAGATCCTTGAGATGCGCTCTCTGGTGGAGTCGTCTTTACGCGACCACGAAGCGGCGTTGGTTCATTATACGGCGGGGTTGTTGGCCGGGGATTACGAGCGGGCACGTGATGTCGTGCAAGATGCCTTTCTCAAGCTGTGCCGTCAGCAGCCGAGCAAAGTACGCGAGAACACAAAAGCGTGGCTTTACACCGTGGCCCGCAACCGAGCGTTCGATGTGATCCGCAAGGAGAGCCGGATGGTTCCATCCGAGGGTGTGCCGGACAGTTGTGATGACAAGGTGGTGGATCCCGCTTCGTTTTCCGAGCGGTGTGATCAAAGTTCCGAGTTGCTGACGATGGTGCGCGAGTTGCCGCACAACCAGCGCGAGGTGATTCTTTTGCGTTTCCAGCAGGGAATGAGTTACCAGGAGATTTCGGAAGTGACGGGGTTGAAGACAGGGAATGTGGGGTTTCTTCTGCACACCGGGCTGAAGGTGCTGCGGGAGAAAGTGGCGCGACGAGGGCAGACGAGTGGTTCTGAGTTGAGTGTGTTTTCCGGCGGGATGTAGGGGCTTGAGGTGATGGTGCTGAGTTGTTTGGTTGGATCTTAGGGAGATTGCGATTTGCACTTCCTGATGAATTTTCTAATCAATAAATCGTAGCGACCGTTTTGTAGAAGAATGAGTACTCCTGATCCAGATCATCAAATCACCGACTACCTGATGGGTGAGTTGGCTGCATTGGATGAACTCGATGTGCAGGCGGAGATGAGGGGGAATGCGGATTTGCGTCGAGAAGCGCAGGCGCAGTCGGATATGGCGCGTGCCTTGGAGAAGGAGTTGCGCATGGGGCCGGGAGGTTTGAGCGACGGGCAGCGGGATCAGGTGCTTGATGAATTGGATGCCGTGCTGGCAGCGAGAACCGAGAAGCGCCCGCGGGGTGAGCGGTTCCGTAAGATGGTTTTTGGCGAACGTTCAGGCAGGCGCCCGAAGGTGCGTCAGGCATTCTTCTCGCCGACGGCGCGTGCGTTGAACGCGATCTCGGTGGCGGCGGCGGTGGTCGCCGTGGTGGTGACCGGCTATCAAATCAAAGTGGTGAAAGGGTTCGGAGGGGTGGCTTCCGACGATCCTGTTCATGAGGAAGCCGCCGATATGCGGGATTTCAAGACTACCCCACGCGAGCAGGTGAAGCGCCCCAAGGTGGTGGCTTTTGCCAATCAGATGGCTGAGTGGGAAGGGCCGGGGTTTCTGGTGGATGATGAGGCGTTGTACGAAGAGGTGCTGGAGGAGTTGGCCGGTGATTCGCTTTTGAGCGAGGAAGAGCAGGAAGATGGTTTCCGACTGGTGCGTGACCAGAGTCGATCGGCGGTGCCGGTAGTAGCGAATTCGGACTTCTACGAGACTTTGTGGACGAAGGTGCGCCGTGAGTCCGCGTTGCCGTCCAGCGAGAATGTAGCGGTGGAGGAGTTGGTGAACTATTTCCCATACAGCTATCCGAAACCGGATTTCGGCGAGAAGGTGCGCTTGAATGTGGAGACCGGTGTTTGCCCTTGGAACCCGCAAAATGCGTTGGTTTGTATTGGCATCCGCGCCAAGGACAGCATGGATGGGCGCGGCGATGTGATCGTGAAGGATCTGGGGGTGATTGCTGACTTCAACCCGGCAATGGTGAAGGGGTACCGCCTTTTGGGCTATGCGCAGTGCTCGCAGGATGCGGGGGTGGGCGTGGATCGTGAAGCCGATTTGGTTGGTGGTGAGTTGCTCAGTGGCCAGACGGTCACGGCGATTTATGAAGTGATTCCGATGGCTGCTGGTGATCTTGCAACCACCGATGTGCTCAAGGGCGAACGGGGCTTGCGTCAGGCAGGGAAGCCCCACCCGGTAGGATTGCACGCTGGAATGTTTGCTCGTGATGCGGATGGAATGTCTGACGACTTGCTCAATGTGCGGGTGGTTTTCCGCGAGCCGGGGTCATTGCGTTACGAGCGGCATGCGGTGAGCGTGAGCTCCGAGCCGTCGGACTGGAACTCAATGGACGACGACTTCCGCTTCGCGGTGGCTGTGTCTGCATTCGGGCTGCGTCTGAAGGGCGACCTCGATGAGAATGAGATGAACTTTGATACCATCGGCAAGCTGGCTGCGTCTGCTGTTGGTGAGGATTTGGACGGCCGCCGGGCGGAGTTTCTGGCGCTTGTCAAACAAGTGCGCGTGCTGGATCCGGCGAAACGTACGGCAGGTGAGGATGAGCACGTCTACGCCAGCGAGCCCTATGGCGAGTCTGGTGGCATGGGGGAGTTGCGGTGGAGTGATGACGAGAGTCAGCCGAGACGTTAGGCGGCTGGCGCATTAGCGTGAGCTTGTCATACAGCGTTTTATCGGGTAGGAAACTTAAGGATGAGGTTTCCCGGATTAGGTCGTGCGTGCGTGTCGTGGCTGATGGTAAGTGCGGCGTGTTTGCTATGTTCTTGCGAAACCGTGGAGCCTTTGAGTGGGCCGGAGTTGTGGTCGAACCAACATCAGGCATTCCGCCAGACGGAAGGCTGGAAGCGGCAGGTGTACGTGAATTCGCCGTTGTTGGAGCAGGTCAATTCCTCGAATAGCAGCGTGAAGATCTCGTTGGCTGATCAGCGAGGGTATCTGCTCAAAGACGGCGGGTACGTGGTGATGGATTTTCCGGTGGCAACCGGCAAGTACGGCTACGCGACGCCTGCTGGTTCGTATTCCGTGTTGTCCAAGAAGGCGAACCACGCATCCAATCTGTACGGGCGCTTTGTGGATATCGACACCGGGCGGGTGGTTCGCTACGACGCGGCGGTGCGTGAGGATCCGCTACCCGCGGGAGCGAAATTCGTCGGTGCATCGATGCCGATGTGGATGCGTCTCACGCACACCGGGATTGGGATGCACATTGGCAACGTGCCGGGCTATCCGGCGTCGCACGGGTGCATCCGGGTGGTGCGTCCAGCGATGGAGCGGTTGTATCCGCTGTGTCGTCCGGGGACCCGGGTGAGGGTGCACAGCGCCTGGTCGCCGCCTATGGCTATGGATTAGGTAGGTTGAGATACGAACTGACGCCGTCGATTACCATTTGCACCGAGATCATGATCAAGAGCATGCCGATGAGGCGCTCAAGTGCGTTGGCTCCGCGGCGACCGAGGAACGCGAAGACCCAAGGTGAGGCCCAGAGGATGAAGGCGGAAGCGGCGGAGGCGAGCAGGATCGCGCCATAGACGTCGATTCCAGTGTGCTTTTCGCCGAAAAGAATGACCATCGAGAGGGCGCTCGGGCCGGCGATCAAGGGCATCGCCAGTGGGACGATCAATGGGTTGTCGTCGATTTCATCGTCGATCATCCGGCGGGACGGGAAGAGCATCCCAATCGCGATCATGAACAATACGATGCCGCCAGAAATGCTCAAGGATGCCTGGCCGAGGCCCAGAGCGCTCAGGAGCCACTTTCCGCCCCAGGCCGTGGTGAGTAAGATGACCGTCGCGATCGCGCTCTCGCGCAGAAGGATCTGCCGCCTCTTTGGAGTGGTGTGCTTTCCTAACAGTGAGTTAACCACCACCAGGTTGCCGAATGGGTCCATCACCAAGAAGAGTAACAGCGCGAGTGAGAGCATTTCCGGCATGGTGGGTAGGTAGGTTGGCGGTTGTTAAAAATGAGGGACAGCGCGATGATGCTCGCGCTGTCCCTGAGTGGATCGGTCAATCTTGCTGAATTGCAAGTGACGTCATGGGTTAACCGGCTAGTAGTTAAGTTTTTGGAGGGACTTGGGCACGAATTGGCCGTCTTTGCGGATCAACTTCCCATCGAAGTAGATTTCGCCGCCGCCGTAGTCCGGGCGTTGGATGCAGACCATGTCCCAGTGGACTTGTGAGCGGTTGCCGTTGTCGGCGTCGCCCTCGTAGGCCTGTCCTGGGGTGAAGTGGAACGATCCGGCGATCTTCTCGTCGAAGAGAATATCGCGCATTGGGTAGAGGATTTCGCGGTTGAAGCCGAGAGCGAACTCTCCGATGTAGCGGGCACCTGGGTCCGAGTTGAGGATTTTGTTGAGCTCCTTGGTGTTGTTGGAAGTTGCCTTGACGATCTTGCCGTGTTCGAACTCAAGCACGACGTTGTCGAATGACGTGCCGCGGTAGACGGTTGGAGTGTTGTAGGTGAGCGTGCCGTTGACGGAATTTTTAACAGGAGCGGTGAAGACTTCGCCGTCGGGGATATTGCGGTGGCCTCCGCAGACCTGGGAGCCGAGTCCTTTGATCGAGAAGGTGAGGTCGGTGCCGGGGCCGGTGATGCGGACGTCCTCCGCCTGGTCCATGACGCGCTTGAGGGCATTCATGGCGGGCTTCATCGCTTTGTAGTCGAGCAGGCAAACGCGGTAGTAGAAGTCCTCAAAAGCTTCGGTCGACATCGATGCCTGCTGCGCCATCGATGGGGTTGGCCAGCGCAGCACGCACCAGCGGGTGTTGTTCACCCGGTAGTTTTGGATCGGGCGCATCTTCTCCATGATCTTCTGCTGGGTCTTGGCCGGCACGTCGTTCATTTCCGAGATGTTGAATGCGCCGCGCACCGCGATGTAGGCATCCATTTTCTCCATCTGCGCCTGCAGCAGGCCGGCTTGGATGTCGAGATAGTCATCTCCGGACGAGATGGCGAGTTCGCGCGAAACCCTGGAGTGGTGGAGGTTGACGAAGGCCGCAGCTTTGACGGCCTTGGCTTCGCGGATCAGAGCGATGGCGAGCTCATCCGGGCAGTCGTGCAAGTCGAGCAGCACGGATTCGCCGCGTTTGAGTTCCACCGAGTAACGGATGAGTTGGCGTGCGAGTTCGGGAATTCTAGGATCCATGGCGGATAGATAACGATTCAGCCCGCGCAAATGCGAGGAGAATCTTGGAGTGGCGCACCGACGCTTGCAATTGGGCGTGGAGCGGGGCATCAGTGAGACTCTATGACC from Sulfuriroseicoccus oceanibius includes:
- the rpiB gene encoding ribose 5-phosphate isomerase B, translated to MQVSIAADHGGVDLKAAITATLTAAGIDFTDHGTNSTDSCDYSDVAPAVCQDVRLKKANLGILVCKSGVGMSLAANRIHGIRAALVTTADGARVSREHNNANVLCLASNLTTAEAAGDIVKAFLEGQFEGGRHQRRLTKADGSVLAFQDPELASIIADEELRQTENIELIASENFTSLAVREAQGSVLTNKYAEGYPGRRWYGGCENVDKIEQIAIDRAKEIYGADHANVQPHSGSQANTAVYFSVLKPGDRILTMDLAHGGHLTHGHKANFSGQLYDVTHYGVSEQDECIDYDALEELAEECQPQMITAGASAYPRVIDWERMAAIAKKVGAYLFVDMAHIAGLVAAGQHPSPVPHADFVTTTTHKSLRGPRGGLILCKEEYAKKIDGKVFPGIQGGPLMHVIAAKAVCFGEALKPEFKDYQAQIVANAKALAAALEAKGFRIVSGGTDNHLMMVDLRPKGINGSDAQILLDEAGITVNKNAIPFDTGSPMKPSGIRIGTPAVTTRGMKEAEMEQIATWIADAIEKRDDEAALKAIKAEVAAFNQRFPLP
- a CDS encoding low molecular weight protein arginine phosphatase, with translation MASPTVLFVCTGNTCRSPLAEGLLRHALGDSSDIKVASAGVAAGYGEPANPETLAVLDEVGIDLANHQSQPTDDQVIADATWIIAMTRSHRDALTAFFPAAQDRTFLLSDFIEEPASIDVPDPIGMGRAAYLQTRDVIVDAIPGILKAIAATKAG
- a CDS encoding RNA polymerase sigma factor, whose protein sequence is MTPLTESEILEMRSLVESSLRDHEAALVHYTAGLLAGDYERARDVVQDAFLKLCRQQPSKVRENTKAWLYTVARNRAFDVIRKESRMVPSEGVPDSCDDKVVDPASFSERCDQSSELLTMVRELPHNQREVILLRFQQGMSYQEISEVTGLKTGNVGFLLHTGLKVLREKVARRGQTSGSELSVFSGGM
- a CDS encoding YfbK domain-containing protein; its protein translation is MSTPDPDHQITDYLMGELAALDELDVQAEMRGNADLRREAQAQSDMARALEKELRMGPGGLSDGQRDQVLDELDAVLAARTEKRPRGERFRKMVFGERSGRRPKVRQAFFSPTARALNAISVAAAVVAVVVTGYQIKVVKGFGGVASDDPVHEEAADMRDFKTTPREQVKRPKVVAFANQMAEWEGPGFLVDDEALYEEVLEELAGDSLLSEEEQEDGFRLVRDQSRSAVPVVANSDFYETLWTKVRRESALPSSENVAVEELVNYFPYSYPKPDFGEKVRLNVETGVCPWNPQNALVCIGIRAKDSMDGRGDVIVKDLGVIADFNPAMVKGYRLLGYAQCSQDAGVGVDREADLVGGELLSGQTVTAIYEVIPMAAGDLATTDVLKGERGLRQAGKPHPVGLHAGMFARDADGMSDDLLNVRVVFREPGSLRYERHAVSVSSEPSDWNSMDDDFRFAVAVSAFGLRLKGDLDENEMNFDTIGKLAASAVGEDLDGRRAEFLALVKQVRVLDPAKRTAGEDEHVYASEPYGESGGMGELRWSDDESQPRR
- a CDS encoding L,D-transpeptidase: MEPLSGPELWSNQHQAFRQTEGWKRQVYVNSPLLEQVNSSNSSVKISLADQRGYLLKDGGYVVMDFPVATGKYGYATPAGSYSVLSKKANHASNLYGRFVDIDTGRVVRYDAAVREDPLPAGAKFVGASMPMWMRLTHTGIGMHIGNVPGYPASHGCIRVVRPAMERLYPLCRPGTRVRVHSAWSPPMAMD
- a CDS encoding MarC family protein; translated protein: MPEMLSLALLLFLVMDPFGNLVVVNSLLGKHTTPKRRQILLRESAIATVILLTTAWGGKWLLSALGLGQASLSISGGIVLFMIAIGMLFPSRRMIDDEIDDNPLIVPLAMPLIAGPSALSMVILFGEKHTGIDVYGAILLASAASAFILWASPWVFAFLGRRGANALERLIGMLLIMISVQMVIDGVSSYLNLPNP
- a CDS encoding aminopeptidase — its product is MDPRIPELARQLIRYSVELKRGESVLLDLHDCPDELAIALIREAKAVKAAAFVNLHHSRVSRELAISSGDDYLDIQAGLLQAQMEKMDAYIAVRGAFNISEMNDVPAKTQQKIMEKMRPIQNYRVNNTRWCVLRWPTPSMAQQASMSTEAFEDFYYRVCLLDYKAMKPAMNALKRVMDQAEDVRITGPGTDLTFSIKGLGSQVCGGHRNIPDGEVFTAPVKNSVNGTLTYNTPTVYRGTSFDNVVLEFEHGKIVKATSNNTKELNKILNSDPGARYIGEFALGFNREILYPMRDILFDEKIAGSFHFTPGQAYEGDADNGNRSQVHWDMVCIQRPDYGGGEIYFDGKLIRKDGQFVPKSLQKLNY